The following DNA comes from bacterium.
ATGACCTGTTCTCAAAGATTACCCCCATAAAGGGAGCACGAGGCACGCGTCGCCCATTTACGATGGACGAATTGAAGCTCATTCTCGCTGTCGCGGATACTGAATGGCGAGGCATGATCCTTTTTGGCTACTACGTCGGCGCCCGCCTTTCGGATATCGCCGGCCTGACATGGGCCAATGTGGATCTTGCCTCTAGCGATCTTCACTACACCGCCCAGAAAACAAAAAGGCCGATGCACGTCCCACTGGCTGGCCCGCTGGTCGAATACATAATGGCTCTGCCTTCGAGTGATGATCCCCAGGCACCTTTGTTCCCAACGGCATACGAAGGGAATCGCACAGGGACCTTGAGCAATCGGTTCTACAACATCATGGTCGATGCCGGTCTTATGCCGAAACGCACCCACGGAAAGCAGAAGAAGGGACGCGAAGCCAAGCGGGCGTTGAATGAACTCTCATTCCATTCGTTGCGCCATACGGCGGCAAGCGCCTTGCGGAATCACGGAGTGACGGATGTTGTGGCCATGGCCTTGCTGGGTCACGAATCGGCGGCCATAGCCCGGCATTACACGAAAATTGATCGCGCCACCCTGCGACGAGCCGTCGACGCCCTGCCAAACCTGACCAGTAAAGAGAAATAAGGGGAATGCCATGAAAAAGATGCCCACCAAAATGAAGAAGATTCGCAAACAGAAACCCACGCGTGCCACCAAGCGGGCGCCGAATTCATCCCGGAAACCCTCAGCTACGCTGGCGAAATCCGATCAGCCACCCCAACCCCCCAAAACCACTGTGGACGCTTGGAGGGAACGACGGGATCAACGGAAGGCGGAACATGCCACCATGATCGCCGAGGACCCCTGGAAGGCATCGCAGACCGCCCAGGCTCAACTGGACGATGCGCTCGAGCTTTTCTCTGCCTTAATTGACAAAGGGGCACTTCACTACAGGCTGAAGAGTGTGGACGGCACCCAAGACCATTCCACCGATGAGGCGGCCCAGTGTCTTTGTTCTCGCATATCGTATTTGACTCGGTTGGTTGCCAGTTTCGCACATGCCGGTCACCCCGACTTCGTTGCGTCGGCATGGGGGGACGCAAAATTCCTAACGGAGTTAGTTCATGACCTTGCTTTCGACAAAAAGACGGCCCCCGTACTGGAGCGGTATGCTCGCCGATCCCTCTTCCTGCCCTCACTCCGGGCACGGCCGGCAACTTTCACTCATGACTTTCAGACGGTGGCCGAGACCCTTCATCTGTCGGAGGACTGCCTTTGCCATATGGAGGGCGCTTCGACACACAAACTCGATTCACCGATCACTCACTTGGTAGCCGAAGTGGTCGAGCTCATCGGGTGGATTCAGGAACACTTGCGGTCAGGGCGCGAGTTGTACACCCATTCTCGTAAGGTTTACGCCGAGCAGCGATCCAAGAAGCACCCTTCGAAGGGCGATAACGCTTTCGCGAGCCGCATTGACGCCATGACTGAGGACGAGTACCTCGTCTCATTCCAACATTGCCGCCCTGCAACCCTGCATTATGACAAATTGCCGCCGCTGACAAAGGCCACGGCGGACGAATGGTGGAACAAGGCTGTCCGGCCAGAAATCACACTCCGTTTTGCGACCCTCGACGGGACGCGAGTGTATGCCCTGCTGAATGGTAACAAGCCTCACGAGAAACTGGACGATCTCCGCCGGCGCGGGAAAAGCGCGTTACGAAGCCTCTCCCGGCCCACCCCTCAAGACCCCCACCCCTCTTGAGGGTACCCCCTCTTGAGGGGATACCCTCTTGAGGGCCACCCCATATGTAGAGTGCGGCGTGTGGCATTTTAGTCCGGCAACGTGTCAGAGTGTCCCCCATGCAAAGCAATGAAGCTTTGCGGAAATTAAAAGGGCACAACAATGACACGAAACATGATTCTAACCGAAGCGCCAGCGGACTCCACGGCTGGAGGCGATGAGACATACCCCGCCAAGTGGATCCGTCTCCCCACCCGCGGCCGCTGCCCGCACACGGGCCTGAGCCGCGCCGCCTACTACGAGCTCATCAAGGCGAGCCGGATCCGGACGGCCAACCTGAAGCGGCCCGGCGCGCTTCGCGGCACCCGGCTTGTCTGGTTGCCCTCCATCATGACCTATCTGGACCGTTTCGCCACCGGCGGGACTGAAACGTAAAAAACACAGGGCGGTTTATGAACGCAGTACCATCACCACTTCTGGATCCCGCCGAGATCAAGCGCGCGCTGGCTGTCATGGTAGCACCGCAACAGGCGTTTGAAATCCGGATACTGATCCCATACAGGTCGGGCCGGAACTATCAACCGAAGACCATATTCGGATACTTTGACGATCCCGGCCGCGTGGTGGAGTCTCTCATCGCCTTGCGCCTGGATGCCGCTAAGGGTATCTACATTACCCTTAACCCCATTGACCCCGCGCTCCTCGCACGGAGTCACAACCGTTTCACAGAAGCGAAAACAGATAGCACGACCCCCGACAAGCACATCCTGTCCCGCCGGTGGCTCCTCGTGGATTTCGACCCGGTCCGTCCTGCTGAGATCTCCGCCAGCGACGAGGAGAAGGCCCAAGCCCATGCCCGGTGCCAGGACGTTTACCGGGCATTGCAGGCTGCTGGCTGGCCGTCGCCCATCGTGGCCGATTCGGGCAACGGCTACCATCAACTCTATCGCATTGACTTGCCGAATGATGACGAACGGGTCAAGCGATGCCTCAAGGCGCTCGATCTGCGCTTCTCTGATACCGCGGTGAAGGTTGACACTGCCGTATTCAACCCTTCCCGCATCGTGAAACTCTATGGAACCAAGGCCATGAAAGGCGACAACTGCCCTGACTTGGGCCGTCCACACCGCATGTCACGCCTGCTCCATGTTCCGGATCAGATTGATCCCATTCCCGAAGGGCTTCTTGACGCCATAACTGGTGGTGATGTCGTCGAAGAGGAGCCCAAACCGCCCCGCGCCCAAGATCCGATGAAAAAGGGTAAAGTCAGTTGGGACAAAGCCCGGATGGAGGAGTTCATTGACCAGCACTTGTCCCATTGCGAGCCTGGGCCGGCCACACCTTACGCCGATGGCCTGAAATGGGTTCTGCGCGTCTGCCCGTTCGAGCCCGCCCACGATGACCGCTCCGCCGTCATAACCATGCGTGCCAGCGGGGTTCTCGGCTTCCGCTGCCAGCACGACAGTTGCCAGGGGAACAACTGGAAGGCTCTGCGCGAAAAATACGAACCCAAGACCGATAAACCGGTCAGACGGGAAATCCAGACCGTGACGGCGGCCGGTGGAGACGAGGAACTCGTGGCGCAATGTGGCCCTCCAATCCTGCTGGACGGCAACGACAAACCCACGGAAATCAATCAGATGTTCGTTGCGGCCCGCCACAAGCGCGACAATCTCATTCTCTTTGAGCCAACGCTGGCCATGTTCTACTGCTATGACGACCCCACCGGATTATGGAAACCCAAGACCGAGAGCCGTGTCGTGGTGGAAATGGGAGATAGCCTTCAGGTTCTGCTCAATTCCTATGGTGCAGCCGAGTTGCTGCGCAAACGCTCGGAGTCATTCATGAGCCAGATTCTGCGGTTTCTCAGGGGTATGGCGGAGGAGGCGGACGCTTTCCTGCGTCGGCAATCCGTCATCCATGTCGGCAATGGCGTCATCCACCTGGATGAGGATCCACCTGCGCTCCACGAGT
Coding sequences within:
- a CDS encoding phage/plasmid primase, P4 family: MNAVPSPLLDPAEIKRALAVMVAPQQAFEIRILIPYRSGRNYQPKTIFGYFDDPGRVVESLIALRLDAAKGIYITLNPIDPALLARSHNRFTEAKTDSTTPDKHILSRRWLLVDFDPVRPAEISASDEEKAQAHARCQDVYRALQAAGWPSPIVADSGNGYHQLYRIDLPNDDERVKRCLKALDLRFSDTAVKVDTAVFNPSRIVKLYGTKAMKGDNCPDLGRPHRMSRLLHVPDQIDPIPEGLLDAITGGDVVEEEPKPPRAQDPMKKGKVSWDKARMEEFIDQHLSHCEPGPATPYADGLKWVLRVCPFEPAHDDRSAVITMRASGVLGFRCQHDSCQGNNWKALREKYEPKTDKPVRREIQTVTAAGGDEELVAQCGPPILLDGNDKPTEINQMFVAARHKRDNLILFEPTLAMFYCYDDPTGLWKPKTESRVVVEMGDSLQVLLNSYGAAELLRKRSESFMSQILRFLRGMAEEADAFLRRQSVIHVGNGVIHLDEDPPALHEFSPDYYSRNRSEICYDPDATCPRFLDDLLRPALPEEDISLLQRYAGLCLLGGNPAQRFLVIRGTAGGGKSTLVEILETIIGPHNVAQLRVQLLSERFEIAGFLGKTLLCGKDVPGNFLDNRAAHVLKPLTGGDRLSAEQKNVKHRFEVIGDFAVIITTNTRLHVRLDSDTEAWRRRMLIVDFTQPPTAKPIPNFARELVRTEGPGILNWCIEGAMNLIEELRVHGRIQLTETQKHRVDGLLCESDSVRHFVSKCVTQDPSGDVTVSELLTDYNLFCDSQGWQPVSVRQFEILVCDHMVSLHHAHKRTDIRRNDKNQRGYAHVVIRDGKYVVDSFEPDQPELVPF
- a CDS encoding tyrosine-type recombinase/integrase, which codes for MPSIHRRDGRPYWYAAFYNSDGLRTLKSTGTDNKKEAMRRCLEWAEAAKTGREGRLTQERARKVLADIFARANKETMSASTVKEFMEHWLAKKELEVEESSLVQYRSAGNALLDHLGAKANRPIETIALRDVSSFRDAMARRMAAASVNKVLKILGGAWRQARKDGLLDDDLFSKITPIKGARGTRRPFTMDELKLILAVADTEWRGMILFGYYVGARLSDIAGLTWANVDLASSDLHYTAQKTKRPMHVPLAGPLVEYIMALPSSDDPQAPLFPTAYEGNRTGTLSNRFYNIMVDAGLMPKRTHGKQKKGREAKRALNELSFHSLRHTAASALRNHGVTDVVAMALLGHESAAIARHYTKIDRATLRRAVDALPNLTSKEK